One region of Triticum aestivum cultivar Chinese Spring chromosome 6B, IWGSC CS RefSeq v2.1, whole genome shotgun sequence genomic DNA includes:
- the LOC123138614 gene encoding uncharacterized protein has product MRRKLENLGTRSRQGGEMEACFLLFCWLMQFQGLKEHVLVDDLFLAKLVVELQKPSEKDACQPGTALNFLSVGAKNCGDIGLYKECYSSDKKGWASEDARNKHEEMLQKQKEPIEEGEVSLTEQQICEHVLGKAYGYIRGRGHGPKPNRRAYSSVSSSTQHVVEELASTKEIVATQQTQIEAQQSQLEAQQKKIDWLQSVVSNLVGISPPMDGTSATGLGFTTERPMPSDGIAFQFLPQVH; this is encoded by the exons ATGAG GAGGAAGCTTGAGAATCTGGGTACCAGATCTCGCCAAGGTGGTGAGATGGAGGCCTGCTTCCTGCTGTTTTGTTGGTTGATGCAGTTCCAGGGCCTCAAAGAGCACGTTCTTGTTGATGACCTCTTCCTCGCCAAGCTTGTCGTGGA ACTGCAAAAACCAAGTGAAAAGGACGCCTGCCAACCTGGCACCGCTCTCAACTTCCTCTCAGTAGGCGCCAAG AATTGTGGTGATATCGGACTATACAAGGAGTGTTACTCTAGTGATAAGAAGGGATGGGCATCAGAAGATGCCAGGAATAAACAT GAAGAAATGTTGCAGAAGCAAAAGGAACCTATAGAGGAGGGTGAAGTATCTTTAACAGAGCAACAGATTTGCGAGCATGTGCTTGGTAAGGCATATGGTTACATCAGAGGTCGGGGTCATGGACCAAAACCAAATAGAAGGGCTTACTCAAGCGTATCAAGCTCAACTCAGCATGTAGTGGAAGAATTGGCCTCTACAAAGGAGATTGTTGCTACGCAACAAACTCAAATTGAGGCTCAACAATCTCAACTTGAAGCTCAACAGAAGAAGATCGATTGGCTACAAAGTGTCGTGTCTAACTTGGTTGGCATTTCACCTCCTATGGACGGCACTAGTGCAACAGGGCTAGGTTTCACAACTGAGCGGCCAATGCCATCTGACGGAATAG CATTCCAATTTCTGCCACAGGTTCACTGA